In Halichondria panicea chromosome 5, odHalPani1.1, whole genome shotgun sequence, the genomic stretch GGCTAATTGATTAGCTTCTGCACCTTTGACATCGGTTTGTTCACCAGGGGTTAATTCCATCACATCGACATAGAAACCAACATTATCAAAAAAGGCAGCCAAATATGGTATGTGCGTTTGTTGAATTTGACAGTCGACTTGAGAAGGACGGAGTTGGTATTTGTCCAATAGCACTTGAAGAACTGTACTCACTGGTTGAGCAGATGATCCTAATGACAGATATGCTATAACAATTGAATAGAAATTAATATCATTACACCAAATAGCACCATGCAATAAATAATTTACAAAACGTCGATAGAGATCCTCCTGTCTAATAATTGCTTTCCCAAAATTGTGTGATATTGAAGCAGTTTttggataattataacagcatGAGTGTAGGGCAATACATAAAATTGTACGCACTGATGACAAACGTAAATGCAATTAGGAATCTTACGTATTAAATTAACAAGTATCTTGCATACCATACTGAGTATTAAGTAACTCCTTCCAGGTTAGAGGAGGCCCTGATTTCAAACGGTGATCAAGCATTTCACGAAGACAGGTGCTGTCATCATTAGCATACCGCTTTCTGATGCTATCTAGTATGACATCCTCAACATGTAGAGCTTGTCCAATCTCAAACCATCTGTTCCGAGAGTCGTACAGTTTAGTGTGAGCGTCGTTTAAATCATCCACTGTTAGTGTGTcatctgtatatataatacaaaCAACTGGccggcactataattatatgtacataccgGTACATGTGTACTTTTTTTAGCTACTGTATAAGAGCACCCCTGTGCAGTTAATTGGCACCAACATTAAAGCTTACCCATTCGAGGCCCAGGATTGCTCTCAACGTCTCCAGCTAACAGCAAGAGGTGGGAAAGAGAGTGGAGTAACACAGCAATCAGTATCACCAGAAGACCAACGTTCCTTGTACGTTTTAGGAATTTGCTTTTATCCTGAGAGCTCAGAAATGTGAGAATATACAATAAAAGCAATCCTCCTTGAACAACTTTCGCAGTAGTACCCACTGTATCACTAAAGTGTAGAGGCTGGTGTTTTGTCGAGGGAGCTTTACTGTGTGGTCGTGATCCCCTCCCACCACTGAACAGCCCAATGCGAGCTCTCCACAACTCCACAGTGATCCCCATGTAGCTGAATATTAGATTGTACATAGATCAAGCTAGCTCAAtgaaaaattattatgagtaCTCACCTATATTTATGTGTCACCTATCTCACTGCACTACTCTGGATctcactgtactgcatgtgtgttaaTTTGGTAAAGATGGTTAATTCTCCTTATGCTTTAATAGGAAATTTTATGGCTTCTGTGGTTTAGTAAAGAAGTTCTGCTATAGACTCTATATGTATAATTTTAATGGCACATTATACCATTATTGGCCTTCCAATAATAAGGTGCCATACACCTACAGATTTCCCCCATAAGGCACCATAATTGTATATAAGGCTATTTCTTGTTTTGCATAGTAGCCTCGAAAACGTAACTACAGCAGCGCCTTATTTAGAAgaagtatataataatacggTAATACACTgtagacaaaataataataataaatatcGACAAACTAGTAGCTATTAtagagtgtataattatagagtctatACATGTCATGCACATAATTGTAAAGCCGGCCGAGTGTGCATATAGTTAGCAATAATAATCCATACACTAGTTCCTGTTGAACAGTACACTAGCTACTTGGTATACCAATAGCATCTGGTATATAAGAAAGTGACCACACCTTTTTGCTGTGTCCATTGCTGTTATTCCCATCTGCATAAAATTATGATAAAAGAGATGGTCTATAATTGTTGAGTGAAACATTTACCTTATCTGTAACTTTTGGATCCGCTCCATTTTTGAGGAGAACACTGACAATCTCTGTTTGCCCTGTGGCAACTGCTATGTGTAAAGCTGTTGCTCCATGTGGTCCATTCTGGGCATTGACGTGAGCTTTGGCAGCAACCAATAGTTTCACTATAGCGAGATGACCATTTTGTGACGCTATCATTAGAGGGCTCCATCTCTCCTGTACATACACATGACATTGCACCATTGAACCATCAATtgattcaataattatacgtgcatgtatgtatgtatacacgTTAAATGATTACAATGACCAAACTTTCTACCAGTTCTTATGTCAACATTAAAATTCTGCACGTATACATTGCACGTTGTATAAGTTCAGTGAAAGCTAACTTTGATGTACAAATTTAAAACCGTTACTTTTTATACCTTGTCAGCAATATTGGCGTCAGCTCCACTCTTGAGGAGTACACGGACACACTCCGTATGACCTTTATCAGTGGCTTGATATAGAGCTGTAGATCCACGCAGTGTTTGAGCATCAAGTGGAGCTTTTGCATTAATGAATAAAGCAACCACAGTGGGGTGACCAAAGTGAGCCGCTGCCATGAGAGCAGTGCCTCCATTCTGCACAACACAAGCACAAGCAGACAATcagtatgtaattataattaagtgTCTTACTTTATCTTTTAGTTTGGGATTGGCTCCATTGTTTAGGAGAATACTGACGCACTCCGTCTGACCGCCAATGGCAGCCAAATGGAGAGCTGTTCCATTTTGGACACCTTGTGCGTTGACAAGAGCATTTGCAGCAATTAACAGTTCCACAATCTTGACATGACCATCTCGAGCAGACATCATCAGAGGGTTGAATCCCTCCTAAAACATAGAAAATCAAATATAACAATACAAAAACTGAACAATGTATAGTTGTATGCTAATTACTTTGTCTATTGAATTTGGGTCCGCTCCATTATTAAGGAGAACACTAACACACTCCGTTTGTCCTTTTGAAACTGCTATGTAGAGAGCTGTGTGGCTATACTGATCGCAATCGTTAATCTTAGCATTGGCAGCAATCAGTTGTATCACAACTTCAGGATGACCTTCTTGAGCTGCAGCTATTAGAGCTGTGAATCCAAGCTGTAAAAAAATGATAcatataattgtataattataaggtgtgcttaataattattactacaatTGACCTGAAATACGTATAACCAATTATTTAACTACTTACGTTCGTCTTTGCATTGACCCGTGCCCCATTCCTTATGAGAACATCAACACATTTTGTTTGTCCTTTACCAGCAGCTAGCATAAGAGGCGTTGAATCTTTTAGAGAACGACCTTCAATGTCAGCTTTAGCAGCAATCAGTAGTTCTACGACTCTAGCATGGCCCTCAAGACAAGCAACCATGAGAGGAGTGAATCCAGCATACTGCATACACATAATAttagggtgtcatacaggatttggGGGAGAATACGGCACGCGGAGTGTGTCGCCGGCTAGGGGAACCCAGTCCCCTGGAAAATATTTATTAATCCGATGGTCTTAGGTGAATTCGGTGGTGTTTtggggttataattatgttatagttataatacaggcacgagggatgtatggcatatattgcactaaagcacgagggctgagtgcaatatatgccatgcatcccgagtgcagtgttataactagtttatatcccgagggcatagcaacataaactgcacaaaaagatgacaaagacaactctagacacagctccatctcgaTCTTCTCTCTtatagacgccagtatctgcagcgtataagattggcatgaccaacgaatggcttgacacaaaattgttggagtttcaaTGCCGACATGAAACAAGTAcagctgcaaaacagcccatgcaccccacttctggtgctgcaaaacagccccaccccactactgctgcaaagaaacagccccactccactactcagtgtaactgctgctcGAACAGTCCTCCACGGTACGATGGTGAGGTCTATCCTCGGcctcacaaccaagccaaagaagctcgcctctacaccgctgcaaaacagctcaagtcCCCAGCAAAAACagccgcttctagtgctatggtgaaacagaattgacatgcatcacgaggactaggtctaggaacacagaatcttccacaaaatgaaccttgggacaattttaaaacctgcatatGGTTGCAAAAAAACTCCACCAGTGttgaacattcctgcatggctggacttactttgatacttgttatttctcatgatattattttaatttaattgtctgtctaatgtcagaggggcgttttgtggttagtgcattatgactttcagcagtgcattatgctgcatattgcatttggcaacaacgtagcaacgggatataaaatcagttagtgctgatcacatgatctccagccaatcagcttatctgaaagcagtcaggtgaccatggattaatccacacttaagtgtgctttaagttggtttgttaatgcacactttttatcaaacaaccataatacaagcagattgaatctgaatgtcatcataattataataataatacaagcagattgaatacgtacacaagcaaagctgaaaagagttgaatgttattaattgtttcgacttgtttcatgtgtaccgaattgctgacttgaccatagcatcACTTTTTCGTCTGAagaaataggctcagcttgctttgaagatgtacgtacctgtacctagccagatccatataattgtttcatcaaaggtgcttcgaatatcatagcgttccaaaagagcaaaccagatactcattgccatatagtttgcgcacaaagtttcccatccagtaagccagatcagctggaggcatatcAGGCCAGTAGTATAGTGGGATAgggactgttggtcagcaggagaaataagtcgagaacatgcccagtcagtccagatagctttagataGTATCTCtttctcctttgcatcagttactggatctacaaacctactaaaacttgctattacgtctagctagctagatagccaccagcaactgatttaaaatgtagctagatctagctgccacgaggctagagctcacgtgacagcactagaacacacctagccaagtcattaatcttggctaggtgtgttctaaataatacttatACAATAGCTTATACAACTATAGTACCTAAATGCAGATTTTATAGGGAGGGGAAATTGAGccaggggggatatccccctttccctctctctctctcctagtctcatgaatcagccgcacttggaaagtccgtctgagcactttagtcaTGACTTTTTTGGCCAGGTTGGAATTCCGACctggccaatcagatcaaAGATTGACAAAATTAAAGGAAATAAAAAATGAAAAGAAGCGTATGCGTTCTATACAGTAGGACGCATTTATAGCTAGCCACTAATCAGCCTAACTGTGGCTACTGCATGTTAGCCAGTCTATAATAAGTTGAGTTGACTGCACAATAGTGCTGTGCAACTTTTTCTTGGCAACGTTCTTGGAGCTATTAAGCCAAACTTAAATCGCGGTTGACCTTTTGCATGCGTTAAATTCTTTTGGTTTTGACACTGACGTAATGACAATTAACATTCCATTGTGGAATGACCTCTAGACTAAaaaagtgctcagacggactGGACTTTCCAAGTgcagctgattcatgagaccaTCTCTCTCCCTGTATGACAACCTTGTTGTGTGAAAACTTATTTATAGCTGTACCcttaattgatctcattggtcaacagctgtgtaTGATACATGAATAACATATACAGCCCCACaggcacgcacgcacgcacacacacacacacacacacacacacacacacacacacacacacacacacacacacacacacacacacacacacacacacacacacacacacacacacacacacacacacacacacacacacacacacacacacacacacacacacacacacacacacacacacacacacacacacacacacacacacacacacacacacacacacacacacacacacacacacacacacacacacacacacactgccgtatacctcgcttgcacatgcgcactgaggcataaaaatgatatcagcattcacatacatgcatggtgctgtggtttgtacctccagcccatTTATTCACgggtaacagtttacacaactacaatTAAGCTATTATCAAgagcgtataaaagaagagagggcatgtaACTCACTATCTAGTACACGTAGCGAGCAGaattcaaacgtgggcggatgaatgtgcatgaagtgctaaaataGAAATTGCTGGAGAGCCTGGGCGAGGCCTTCTTGCTTTAGCAagacaatgtatatatatatacagtatagactTTAATCTGAACTTgccatagctatagctagtaactagctatagtgcatggctatatatatatagatcgtAGTAATACACGGAGCTAAATAGGGCTTATAGACGGGGAAAAACTACAGGAAACAAAAtatgaagaatctctgcttctgTTTCCGGTTCCTAACCACACCCAGATACAAACAATACCAGGCTGTATTTTTAACTTCAAGAAAATTGGCATAGGAACGGGGCTAGTCGGCACCCTAATAATTTGATGTTGGACCATTACAACATGTTAAAacttggcaataattattgttaagcTCACCGTATTTGACAGATGAACACTTGCTCCAGCAGAGATCAACAGATTAACAATGCCTTTGGCCCCGTTTCTACTAGCCAACCAGAGAGGAGTGAATTTTTCCTATGTGTTCagtgtgtacataaattatacatgttgaCCTAGCTACTTTGAAGTGATGACAATGACTAAACAACGGAGAACAATTGACACTGATATAAACACTAGATCCAATTGTATTAATTTAAATACTCACAAAGTCTTGAACATCTGGATTGGCCCCTTTTTGAAGAAGAATTTGTACACACTCTAAGTGTCCTTGTTCGGCTGCCAAGTGTAGAGCTGTGAGGTTGTCCTGTATAATTAGTCAGATTTATGGGTTTGGGTTACGTAAatacgtgcatgtatacagtccTTGAATTACGAATCACCCCATAATATCACCCCataacaatcataattataattatatacatgtatacttgtaccatgatgtgctctgacactaaggaatatccattgaaactctcaggatactccagcATGTACCCTGCTAGGGTGTACATTCATATACCCTAGAGTACATTGGCTGTGGTCAGCCTGAAGCCTTCCCTCCACCCTTTAAGGACCCTCTCTTTTAAAGAAGACTACCGAAACAAAATTTGTGGAAAGCTGGGGGTGTctgaagttgtaaatgtggtttgtcaagtgcaagcacaccacacaaaatgtgcacagtgcatgcacggcagggatcaaagagtgtttactactactcagttgtaaatgggttgCTTCTAATTGCAATACGTGTTGCCTGTACCTTGGATATCTGCGtgtgtattgttattgtactaccCTGTGCAGTTGTACAaacccttgatatccatgacactattacatgtaccttcatCAACGAGTCCACTTGTACGTCAGGTTCCTTCAATAACAGCTTTAGAGCTTCAGTGTGGCCATACATTGCAGCATTCTGAAAAGGCAACCTCCCTTTCTGCAAAGACATGCAGTAAACCGATCAACAAAATTAAGTTGAcgttgtacatgcatacataacataatacaAGTAtggtattataataatgactAACCTTGTCTTTGCTTTGCAGGTCACACGCAGCTATCACTTGAAAGGAAGGTTTAAGCTCTTTCAGCAGAAATCGTATCAAATCCGGGCTACCAGTTGCAGCAGCAAAATGGATAGGTGTAATTCCATCGATGGCCTTCTCATTCACATCGAGTGGTTGTTGTTGCTGAATCTCAGACATTAAGTACTTTACTACATCAATGTTCCCACTTCTGCAGGCATTGTGTAGTGGAGAGAAATTATTGTTGTCCAGACTCGTAGGATCCACTTGCTGAGTACCGACAAGGTACTTAACTATATGTAGATGTCCATTGAGCGCGGCAAGATGAAGTGGTGTTTCTTTGTCCATGGATTCAGTTGCCGCATTGAGTTTCCTGTCTTCAATGAAGTACCTAACAATATTGAGATGTCCATAAGCTGCTGCAATGTGAAGTAGAAATTGACCTTGCTCAACAGAATTGTTCCAGTATAGAACTTCAATCAGGAACCGAACTTGGGTTATTTCTCCATTGAATACGGCTGAATGAAGCTTGATTGGTGGTACTTCATTCCATTTGGCATGAAGGCGTATGTATGCTGGGAAAGAGTTAATGCCTGACAGCAAACTTGTCGCACGTAAAGCTATGTCATTCAACTGCAGgagaaaaaataattatgatcgacAAACATGGTGGCTGGCTGTAGGGTAAAATACCTGTGGATCTGCGTCGAGGTCAGTTTCAAATTCGGTTTGTACTGTTGATGAGGTTTGGCTAGGTAGACGTTTTGATGACACAGTATTATATCCAGAGTCAGAATGAGAACTCTTTGATTTCACAGCTATTGACTGATCGTCGAGTTCCACAGATGGCTGAGCACTTTGATTGTCATCGTTGTCCGAGTCAGCATCTGAAAGTACGAGAAAAAAACCCCTTGCAGCTATAGATTATAGTGCTAGATTAGCATGTATTATATACTCCATCAAGCAGCTATATagtgcataaaattaatgatctgTCCATGCTTCAAGAAAATGTATGTAAAACTTACCACTATCTGAACTGTGAGACGTGGCATCCTAATTAAAAAGAAAGACACTAAGTACACGGCgattgcacacacatgcatcaaTGATAACATTACTGCACTGATCATATTCAGCTTTACATCTCAATGGTAAAATAGagaaatttataattataatacctgtAGTCGGAAATGATGGTCCCCGCAGTCCAATTGGATCACCCCAAGATCCTTTAGTTCTGCTTCTTGATTGAGTGTGAGTGGGAAGATGTTGGGAGGAATGAAAGAGGGTACCTCGAACACAAGTTGAACGCAGCCTTCATTAATTCCACGAAGTAATAACGCATTTGCTTCGACTTTGAGTATTTTTGCTAGATTTTCTTCAAATTGTTTCAAGTAGAGAAGCTCACATTTGTCGTAAGTAGAGTCGAGCTTCACAATCATTTTAGAGCTATCGTCTCTGTAGCCCGAACCAATTTTTGTTGGGTACTGAATCCTTCGTTTAGCATATTCTTCAAACTCTTTCACATAAACTATTAAGTTATCCTGGTCCTCTTTGCTTCCAAGATTGTCAGTGAGATATTTAATCAAGCCATACGAAAAATATGAGACGTAGTCTCGGATAATATCCCATACATCGTAGAAATCGCTAGCTGCACGTAATTCTTCTCGCTTGTCTCGAAACAAACACTGGTTAGGGCCTTTAAATACTTTCTGGTAGCAACTCACATCCATTAAACAAGACGTCAACTTCTTCAAAACAATTCGAGTTTCCAAAGACTGCTGAAGTTGGAGCACCAACTTTGAGAAAGCTTCATCCATTTCTAGCGAGTCTAGCTCCCACTTGGCAGAGGAGGGTGTTTCTTGGGTATAACGTCTTGAAGCACTggattctgagaatagggtACAAggggggtattatgagacatcTGACCCCCGGCCTGTCTTGCAATAATCTTTAGGGAGCTAGGTAAATAGCCTGTTCACTAACTACTATGGTCAATAAGTTTTGCATGCAAGCAAAAAAAAAGTTGTGACAGtgctttgtttgcagctaATGCTAGCATTTAGTGTTCAAGAGAcagggggtattatgagacaccATTGCAATTAACGCAAATTGGCTACTCTAACATATCTGatactaaaataattatagtgattattcTGCCTATATAAAAACTGTTActcctgttttaacagatatacCTACTGGTAGTTACAAAACACAATTGATTCCGTCTTATAATACCTTCTTATAccctatatacaataattacggTGATTGATAGTGTATAATGTGTAACTCTATATAAAAAGAACTTCAACTCAGCGGCATGTGAGAAACAAAATCTCGATCTCAATACTAAACTGACCTTCAGGTGAGTTAGATGCTTCTTGAATACTAGACTGTGTTGGAAGTGAGGTGATGATATCCTCCTGTGTCAAAGAAGGAGTGGTAGTGTCATTAGGCAACGTAAACCATAAGTTATGGCTAAGCATCACTGAAGCACTGGTATTATTGTTATAGAGTGTACACACAAACTCACTTTTAAGTACTGACAGATTTGATCGGCAATCTCTTCCTTCTTTAACTTTACCAACATCTCCAGAAGGGTCATGAATGTCGCTCGTGCAGGATTCTTTCCTTTCCAGAGTTTCAAGCACTTGATCACGGCTAATTGATTAGCTTCTGCACCTTTGACATCGGTTTGTTCACCAGGGGTTAATTCCATCACATCGACATAGAAACCAACATTATCAAAAAAGGCAGCCAAATATGGTATGTGCGTTTGTTGAATTTGACAGTCGACTTGAGAAGGACTGAGTTGATATTTGTCCAATAGCACTTGAAGAACTGTACTCACTGGTTGAGCAGATGATCCTAATGACAGATATGCTATAACAATTGAACAGTAATTAATATCAAATAGCACCATGCAATAATGTACAAAACGTCGATAGAGATCCTCCTGTCTAATAATTGCTCTCCCAAAACTGTGTGATATTGAAGCAGTTTttggataattataacagcacGAGTGTAGGGCAATACATAAAATTGTACGCACTGACAACAAACGCAAATGCAAGGAATCGTACGTTAAATTAATAAGTATCTTGCATACCATACTGAGTATTAAGTAACTCCTTCCAGGTTAGAGGAGGCACTGATTTCAAACGGTGATCAAGCATTTCACGAAGACAGGTGCTGCCATCATTAGCATACCGCTTTCTGATGCTATCTAGTATGACATCCTCAACATGTAGAGCTTGTCCAATCTCGAACCATTTGTTCCGAGAGTCGTACAGTTTAGTGTGAGCTTCGTTTAAATCATCCATTGTTAGTGCGTcatctgtatatataatacaaaaaactggccggcactataattatatgtacataccgcggtacatgtagctatactgtataagAGCACCCCCATGCATGTAGTTAATTGGCGCCAACATTAAAGCTATAATTACCCATTTGAGGCCCAGGATTGCTCTCAACGTCTCCAGCTAACAGCAAGAGGTGGGCAAGAGAGTGGAGCAACACAGCAATCAGTATCACCAGGAGACCAACATTTCTTGTGCGTTTTAGGAATTCAGTTTTATCTTGAGAGCTCAGAAATGTGAGAATATACAATAAAAGCAATCCTCCTTGAACCACTTTCGCAGTAGTACCCACTGTATCACTGAAGTGTAGAGGCTGCTGTTTTGTCGAGGGAGCTTTACTGTGTGGTCGTGATCCCCTCCCACCACTGAATAGCCCAATGCGAGCTCTCCACAACTCCACAGAGATCCCCATGTATAGAGCTGCTGACAGAAAAATTATAGATAGCAGATctacatatacataattatacgtatacatataGGCTAGACAATTTTTTTCAATGAAGATTAAACTAGATCTAGTCTAGTTTAATT encodes the following:
- the LOC135336318 gene encoding uncharacterized protein LOC135336318; this translates as MGISVELWRARIGLFSGGRGSRPHSKAPSTKQQPLHFSDTVGTTAKVVQGGLLLLYILTFLSSQDKTEFLKRTRNVGLLVILIAVLLHSLAHLLLLAGDVESNPGPQMDDALTMDDLNEAHTKLYDSRNKWFEIGQALHVEDVILDSIRKRYANDGSTCLREMLDHRLKSVPPLTWKELLNTQYAYLSLGSSAQPVSTVLQVLLDKYQLSPSQVDCQIQQTHIPYLAAFFDNVGFYVDVMELTPGEQTDVKGAEANQLAVIKCLKLWKGKNPARATFMTLLEMLVKLKKEEIADQICQYLKEDIITSLPTQSSIQEASNSPEESSASRRYTQETPSSAKWELDSLEMDEAFSKLVLQLQQSLETRIVLKKLTSCLMDVSCYQKVFKGPNQCLFRDKREELRAASDFYDVWDIIRDYVSYFSYGLIKYLTDNLGSKEDQDNLIVYVKEFEEYAKRRIQYPTKIGSGYRDDSSKMIVKLDSTYDKCELLYLKQFEENLAKILKVEANALLLRGINEGCVQLVFEVPSFIPPNIFPLTLNQEAELKDLGVIQLDCGDHHFRLQDATSHSSDSDADSDNDDNQSAQPSVELDDQSIAVKSKSSHSDSGYNTVSSKRLPSQTSSTVQTEFETDLDADPQLNDIALRATSLLSGINSFPAYIRLHAKWNEVPPIKLHSAVFNGEITQVRFLIEVLYWNNSVEQGQFLLHIAAAYGHLNIVRYFIEDRKLNAATESMDKETPLHLAALNGHLHIVKYLVGTQQVDPTSLDNNNFSPLHNACRSGNIDVVKYLMSEIQQQQPLDVNEKAIDGITPIHFAAATGSPDLIRFLLKELKPSFQVIAACDLQSKDKKGRLPFQNAAMYGHTEALKLLLKEPDVQVDSLMKDNLTALHLAAEQGHLECVQILLQKGANPDVQDFVSI